One region of Dehalococcoidales bacterium genomic DNA includes:
- a CDS encoding VOC family protein: MTKSETHKFTLETVDHIGIVVRDCEKVIETWGRMFGIGPWTFTTNTGTDAEGNPIEVKLAFAYMGDLEIELIEIKKGKILHSEFLEEHGEGLHHLGFFVDDVDGEAAKLVEQGAEIIIQRPGQWIYLDSGGPGGVIFELMQRRGKITGP; the protein is encoded by the coding sequence ATGACAAAATCTGAAACCCACAAATTCACACTGGAGACGGTTGACCACATCGGTATCGTGGTCAGGGACTGCGAGAAGGTTATCGAGACCTGGGGACGGATGTTCGGCATTGGCCCCTGGACTTTCACTACTAATACCGGTACTGATGCCGAGGGGAACCCTATAGAAGTGAAGCTTGCCTTCGCTTACATGGGTGACCTGGAGATTGAGCTGATAGAGATTAAAAAGGGCAAGATTCTTCACTCTGAATTCCTTGAAGAGCACGGAGAGGGCCTGCACCACCTGGGCTTTTTCGTGGATGACGTAGATGGGGAAGCGGCCAAGCTGGTAGAGCAGGGGGCTGAAATCATAATACAGAGGCCGGGCCAGTGGATATACCTGGACAGTGGCGGGCCCGGCGGTGTTATCTTTGAGCTTATGCAAAGGCGGGGAAAAATAACAGGTCCTTAA
- a CDS encoding zinc-binding dehydrogenase, producing the protein MKACVATGEKRRIECKEIPIPTVEPGWLLLKTKYACICGSDLEYLDGSFGMISQGVTHPGAIMGHRMAAEMEIEELPASSGMIIRPDSIPGHEFVAEVVEVGEGVSGWSVGDRAIPFAGRPNPLGPATPGYETYKCMAEYFVSAPLGIMKVPDHVSDEEAVFVEPLCTGNGAVATAGVRPGQSAVVIGAGKIGLLAAMAARVAGAAPVISVDLVKSRLDKALEVGVDAAINANEVDVISEVVKLTGDGPDAILICVRDGRVLNQAAEMAKRGGSSIVLAGFVSPMEVNPMLWTVKQLKIFGILGGNMSDAMYLISHKQIAPKPLITEIIPFDDCQRAIDSVYSGENIAVLLRP; encoded by the coding sequence ATGAAGGCTTGTGTCGCCACGGGAGAAAAGAGACGTATCGAGTGTAAAGAGATACCAATACCGACAGTAGAGCCTGGATGGCTCTTGCTGAAGACGAAATACGCGTGTATTTGCGGTAGCGACCTTGAGTATCTTGACGGCTCTTTCGGAATGATTAGTCAAGGCGTTACACACCCGGGAGCTATTATGGGACACAGGATGGCTGCCGAGATGGAAATTGAGGAGTTACCTGCTTCATCAGGCATGATTATACGTCCGGACTCAATACCGGGGCACGAATTCGTGGCTGAGGTGGTTGAAGTGGGTGAAGGAGTCAGCGGTTGGTCGGTGGGAGACCGTGCCATACCGTTTGCAGGCAGACCGAATCCACTTGGGCCGGCAACACCAGGTTACGAAACTTATAAATGCATGGCGGAGTATTTTGTTTCTGCCCCACTTGGCATAATGAAAGTACCCGACCATGTTTCTGATGAAGAGGCGGTGTTTGTGGAACCACTCTGCACCGGTAACGGCGCAGTGGCAACCGCCGGAGTAAGGCCGGGACAGTCGGCGGTAGTCATCGGTGCAGGTAAGATTGGCTTGCTGGCAGCGATGGCAGCCAGGGTAGCCGGTGCGGCACCGGTAATCAGCGTTGACCTGGTGAAATCACGCCTGGACAAAGCCCTCGAGGTTGGAGTTGATGCCGCTATAAATGCCAACGAAGTCGACGTTATCTCAGAGGTGGTAAAGTTAACCGGGGACGGTCCTGATGCCATTCTCATTTGTGTTCGTGATGGCAGAGTATTGAACCAGGCGGCCGAGATGGCAAAGCGTGGAGGGTCTTCTATCGTACTGGCTGGCTTTGTCTCACCGATGGAAGTAAACCCGATGCTATGGACAGTAAAACAATTGAAGATTTTTGGTATTCTGGGCGGTAATATGTCAGATGCAATGTACCTGATTTCTCACAAACAGATTGCCCCAAAACCACTGATTACCGAGATTATACCCTTTGATGATTGCCAGAGAGCAATTGATTCGGTTTACAGCGGCGAAAACATAGCTGTTCTCTTGAGGCCATAG